The genome window TTAAAAAATTCTAGTTGCAGTCCTTGAAAAAAAAGGAATCTCTGGTCCGTGGAATACAGAACCAGGATTCAAAATCGCCATTATCAATTCGGAGATCTGAAGAATCTTCTCGCAAAGGCGAGTCCTCTACGTTCGGGGGATATTCTCGCGGGGATCGCCGCCGCGAGTTACGAAGAACGGGTCGCGGCACAGATGATTCTCGCCGATCTTCCTTTGTCCGTATTTCTGGAAGAACCTTTGATCCCATACGAAGAAGACGAAGTAACGCGCCTGATTCTGGATCATCACGATCGGAATTCGTTTTCCAAGATCTCTTCGAAGAGCGTGGGAGAATTCCGCGAATTTTTGTTAAGCGAAAAGACCGACTCGGAGGTTTTGAAAAGTTTAGTCTTCGGCATCATTCCCGAAATGGCGGCGGCCGTTTCCAAACTTTGTTCGATCCAGGATCTCGTTGCGATCTCTAAAAAGTGCAGGGTCGTTACGAAATTTCGAAATACGATCGGTCTTCCGGGGCGAATTTCCGCAAGACTCCAACCCAATCATCCCACCGACGATTTGAAAGGAATTTCTGCGGGAATTTTAGACGGACTTCTTTTAGGAAGCGGGGACGCGGTGATCGGAATCAATCCGGCGACGGACAATCTTCCATCGGTTCATTCTTTGCTGAATCTACTGGACGCGCTCATTCAAAAATACGAAATCCCGACGCAGAGTTGCGTTCTCAGTCACGTTACCACCACTCTCGAATTGATCCGCAGAGGCGCACCGGTGGATCTCGTTTTTCAATCGGTGGGAGGAAGTCAAAAGCTCAACGAAAGTTTCGGGATCAATCTCCAATTGTTAAGCGAAGCGAGAGAAGCGGCGCTTTCCCTCAAACGCGGAACGGTCGGAGACAACGTGATGTATTTCGAAACCGGTCAAGGCGCCGGTCTTTCCGCGGACGCACATTGGGGAGTCGATCAACAAACGTTGGAAGCGCGGGCGTATGCGGTCGCGAGAGAATTCTCCCCTTTGCTCGTAAATACGGTCGTTGGTTTTATCGGACCCGAATACTTATACAACGGAAAACAAATTATCAGAGCGGGAATGGAAGATCATTTCTGCGGAAAACTTTTGGGACTTCCTATGGGAGTCGACGTTTGTTATACGAACCACGCGGAAGCGGACGGGGACGACATGGACACGTTACTCACTCTTTTGGGAGTCGCGGGCTGCAATTACATTATGGGCGTTCCGGGGGCGGACGACGTTATGCTTTCTTATCAGAGCACTTCCTTTCACGACGCGTTGTATCTAAGACAAGTCCTCGGTTTAAAACCCGCACCCGAGTTCGAAGAATGGCTTTTGAAGAAGGGAATCTTGGATTCCGATTTGATTCCTATGGATGAAACATTACAGACCGGACTTTTATCCGATTTGGATAGTCTGGCGGGTTGAAGTATGAATTGGGAAGAATGGAAACGTTGGACTTCCGCAAGAATCGGCTTGGGCCGTTCGGGAGTTTCGCTTCCTACAAAAGAAATTCTAAGATTTCGTTTGGATCACGCGCGGGCAAGAGACGCGGTCTGGGCCGAAGTGGACTTTGCCAATCTATTCGATTTTTTATCGGCGTACGGTTTGCCGTATGTCGATATCAAATCCAAAGCCGACTCGCGGGAAGAATATCTCGCTCGTCCCGACCTCGGAAAAAAAGTTTCTTCGCAAGGTTATAAAACTTTGGAAGCTCTGAAGGAAAGCGATTCCAAGTTTGGGGGAGAATTTGACCTGAGTTTGGTGATTTCGGACGGGCTTTCCGCGAGCGCGATTCGAGATTCTTTACTTCCTTTTTTGGAAACGTTTCTTCCCGCATTACAAACCCTGAAACTCAAGATAAGTCCGGTTACGATCGTAAAAAACGGAAGAGTGG of Leptospira sanjuanensis contains these proteins:
- a CDS encoding ethanolamine ammonia-lyase subunit EutB — encoded protein: MEYRTRIQNRHYQFGDLKNLLAKASPLRSGDILAGIAAASYEERVAAQMILADLPLSVFLEEPLIPYEEDEVTRLILDHHDRNSFSKISSKSVGEFREFLLSEKTDSEVLKSLVFGIIPEMAAAVSKLCSIQDLVAISKKCRVVTKFRNTIGLPGRISARLQPNHPTDDLKGISAGILDGLLLGSGDAVIGINPATDNLPSVHSLLNLLDALIQKYEIPTQSCVLSHVTTTLELIRRGAPVDLVFQSVGGSQKLNESFGINLQLLSEAREAALSLKRGTVGDNVMYFETGQGAGLSADAHWGVDQQTLEARAYAVAREFSPLLVNTVVGFIGPEYLYNGKQIIRAGMEDHFCGKLLGLPMGVDVCYTNHAEADGDDMDTLLTLLGVAGCNYIMGVPGADDVMLSYQSTSFHDALYLRQVLGLKPAPEFEEWLLKKGILDSDLIPMDETLQTGLLSDLDSLAG
- the eutC gene encoding ethanolamine ammonia-lyase subunit EutC; this translates as MNWEEWKRWTSARIGLGRSGVSLPTKEILRFRLDHARARDAVWAEVDFANLFDFLSAYGLPYVDIKSKADSREEYLARPDLGKKVSSQGYKTLEALKESDSKFGGEFDLSLVISDGLSASAIRDSLLPFLETFLPALQTLKLKISPVTIVKNGRVAIGDEIGEFWNAKAAVILIGERPGLSTENSLGLYLTYQPTSGLTDERRNCISNIRPGGMSFADASRKAAYLLALSLQKQISGVQLKDEEALPISETKKIDS